A stretch of the Clostridium botulinum genome encodes the following:
- a CDS encoding CotS family spore coat protein: protein MAEPAKLYNNSIFSEENIQKFILPHYNLENAEVTAIKFKDTDKQRAVYRITTDNREYCLKKVYFGKKDLLFVYSAIEWLYRHEINVPTLLPNNTHGRFVEYNDMLFILTPWIDGVKCEYNYNEHITKACSNLANIHKESFNFFPIPGSTYRKGCNNLFKSINKHFENLMINSNYAFKYGDYFSKAFLNKFQDAMYLAKISSETLADINFSNLTASLCHMDYVNKNLIFDKDDNLWIIDLDKCRIDYCIHDLAYFFRRLLRRYETNWDLDTLLLCLNSYEKILPLNLDEYKYLLGYLSFPQKYWKLSRDYYKNIKKCNKKTFVNMLSKSVKNFDNQIKFSQDFSMYINKKFNLKTY, encoded by the coding sequence ATGGCTGAACCAGCTAAATTATATAATAATAGCATATTTTCAGAAGAAAATATACAAAAATTTATACTTCCTCATTACAATTTAGAAAATGCAGAAGTTACAGCTATAAAGTTTAAAGATACAGATAAACAAAGAGCTGTATATAGAATAACTACAGATAACCGAGAGTACTGCCTAAAGAAAGTTTATTTTGGGAAAAAAGACTTACTTTTTGTTTACTCAGCCATAGAATGGCTATACAGGCATGAAATAAATGTTCCTACTCTATTACCAAATAATACACATGGAAGATTTGTTGAATATAATGATATGTTATTTATTTTAACTCCTTGGATTGATGGAGTTAAATGTGAATATAACTATAATGAACATATAACTAAAGCCTGTAGTAATCTTGCAAATATCCATAAAGAATCCTTTAATTTTTTCCCAATTCCCGGAAGTACTTATCGAAAAGGATGTAATAACTTATTTAAGTCTATAAATAAACATTTTGAAAACCTAATGATAAACTCAAATTACGCTTTTAAATATGGAGATTATTTTTCTAAAGCATTTTTAAATAAGTTTCAAGATGCCATGTATCTCGCTAAAATCTCTAGTGAAACTTTAGCTGATATTAATTTTTCTAATTTGACAGCATCTCTTTGTCATATGGACTATGTCAACAAAAATTTAATTTTCGACAAAGATGATAACCTTTGGATTATAGATCTTGATAAATGTAGAATTGACTATTGCATACATGATCTGGCTTATTTCTTTAGAAGACTTTTAAGACGCTATGAAACTAATTGGGATTTAGATACACTATTACTTTGTTTAAACTCATACGAAAAAATTCTTCCATTGAATTTAGATGAATATAAGTATTTATTAGGATATTTATCTTTTCCTCAAAAATATTGGAAACTATCTAGGGATTATTATAAGAACATAAAAAAATGTAACAAAAAAACTTTTGTAAATATGCTTTCTAAATCTGTTAAAAATTTCGATAATCAAATAAAATTTTCACAAGATTTTTCTATGTATATTAATAAAAAATTTAATTTAAAAACATACTAA
- the dnaG gene encoding DNA primase — protein MISEEIIEKIKEQNNIVDVISESVKLKRTGRNLIGLCPFHNEKTPSFSVSEDKQIYKCFGCGEAGNVFTFVMKSKNLSFIEAVKYLGDKVNIHIEENDEKNKIHKNKNDKLYKINVEAARYYFRNLQTNKEATDYFKKRGILNKTLRRFGLGYAPSGWHNIMNFLKKKGYTELDLLNAGLIIKGKNNSLYDRFRNRVIFPVFDYKGRVIGFGGRVLDDSKPKYLNSPETDIFKKGTNLYGLNFAIKDNNRTIIIVEGYMDCISLYQYGITNVVASLGTALTYDQAKLLKRYADKIIVSYDADFAGQNATMRGLKILKKQGFDLKVLDIPDGKDPDEFIKNHGKDAFMKLIDDALPLVDYEIKMAKYGLDITNEEMLMKYVNNACKIINKLNPIEKDIYIRKLSQETRLKEQAIYDLLNSNTSKNYPKSQQRYTKDNFGQKLYIEPAYMKTQRNLIKIMTSNIDNYGYVIDTISEEDFIIDSHKKIFKLIKQEVSENIDNLKNIYKSIEMKCDDVGSSREWIKIQQVQLDDDVDCKELVDAYIKEIKKFKLEESKEEIMKKIKYYEAQGLFEESLNLVKELEIIQNNIMSMNNCERR, from the coding sequence TTGATAAGTGAAGAAATAATTGAAAAGATTAAAGAACAAAATAATATCGTAGATGTTATTTCTGAAAGTGTTAAACTCAAAAGAACAGGAAGGAATCTTATAGGGCTTTGTCCATTTCACAATGAAAAAACACCTTCTTTTAGTGTATCAGAAGATAAACAAATATATAAATGCTTTGGATGTGGAGAAGCTGGAAATGTTTTTACTTTTGTAATGAAAAGTAAAAATTTATCTTTTATTGAAGCTGTAAAATATCTTGGTGATAAAGTTAACATACATATAGAAGAAAATGATGAAAAAAATAAAATTCATAAAAATAAAAATGATAAGCTATATAAAATAAATGTTGAAGCAGCAAGATATTATTTTAGAAATTTACAAACAAATAAAGAAGCTACTGATTACTTTAAAAAAAGAGGTATACTCAATAAAACTTTAAGAAGGTTTGGTCTTGGATATGCACCTTCAGGATGGCATAATATAATGAATTTTTTAAAAAAGAAAGGGTATACAGAATTAGATTTATTAAATGCAGGATTAATTATAAAAGGAAAAAACAATTCTTTATATGATAGGTTTAGAAATAGAGTTATATTTCCTGTATTTGACTATAAAGGGAGAGTTATTGGTTTTGGTGGAAGAGTTTTAGATGATTCAAAACCCAAATATTTAAATTCTCCGGAAACCGACATATTCAAAAAAGGAACGAATCTATATGGTCTTAATTTTGCTATAAAAGATAATAATAGAACCATAATTATTGTTGAAGGCTATATGGATTGCATATCTTTATATCAATATGGAATTACTAACGTAGTTGCATCTTTAGGTACAGCACTTACATATGATCAAGCGAAGCTTTTAAAAAGATATGCCGATAAAATTATAGTATCATATGATGCAGATTTTGCAGGACAAAATGCTACTATGAGAGGATTAAAAATACTAAAAAAACAAGGATTTGACCTTAAAGTATTAGATATACCAGATGGTAAAGATCCTGATGAGTTTATTAAAAATCATGGTAAAGATGCTTTCATGAAGCTTATAGATGACGCATTACCTTTAGTTGATTATGAGATTAAGATGGCTAAATATGGTCTTGATATTACTAATGAAGAAATGCTTATGAAATATGTAAATAATGCTTGTAAAATTATTAATAAATTAAATCCTATAGAGAAAGATATTTATATAAGAAAATTGTCACAAGAAACGAGACTTAAAGAACAAGCAATTTACGACTTATTAAATTCAAATACTAGTAAAAATTACCCTAAATCTCAACAAAGGTATACTAAAGATAATTTTGGACAAAAATTATATATAGAGCCTGCTTACATGAAGACGCAACGAAACTTAATAAAAATTATGACATCAAATATAGATAACTATGGGTATGTAATAGATACAATTAGTGAAGAAGATTTTATAATAGACAGTCATAAAAAGATATTTAAGTTAATAAAACAAGAAGTCAGTGAAAATATAGATAACTTAAAAAATATATATAAATCTATAGAAATGAAATGTGATGATGTAGGAAGTTCTAGAGAATGGATAAAAATACAGCAAGTACAATTAGACGATGATGTAGATTGTAAAGAACTTGTGGATGCTTATATAAAAGAGATAAAAAAATTCAAACTAGAGGAGTCGAAGGAAGAAATTATGAAAAAAATTAAGTACTATGAGGCTCAAGGATTATTTGAGGAATCTTTAAATCTTGTTAAAGAACTTGAGATTATTCAAAATAATATAATGTCTATGAACAATTGTGAAAGGAGGTAA
- the rpoD gene encoding RNA polymerase sigma factor RpoD, whose product MADNKKKDTTNKNDVKDSKDRMKIIKNLIDKGKKKGNLTYKEIMDELDNVELTPEQIEKVYGVLESMDIEVVGDMKEIETEEEEIDLSVPEGISIDDPVRMYLKEIGKVPLLSPDEEIDLAQRIEDGDMYAKKKLAEANLRLVVSIAKRYVGRGMLFLDLIQEGNLGLIKAVEKFDYRKGYKFSTYATWWIRQAITRAIADQARTIRIPVHMVETINKLIRVSRQLLQELGREPQPEEIAKIMEMPVDKVREIMKIAQEPVSLETPIGEEEDSHLGDFIPDDEAPAPAEAAAFTMLKEQLINVLDTLTPREEKVLRLRFGLDDGRARTLEEVGKEFNVTRERIRQIEAKALRKLRHPSRSKKLKDYLD is encoded by the coding sequence ATGGCAGATAATAAAAAGAAAGACACTACAAACAAAAATGATGTAAAAGATAGTAAGGATAGAATGAAAATAATAAAAAACCTTATCGATAAAGGAAAGAAAAAAGGTAATTTAACATATAAAGAAATAATGGATGAATTAGATAATGTTGAATTAACTCCAGAACAAATAGAAAAAGTTTATGGTGTTCTTGAATCAATGGATATCGAAGTTGTTGGTGACATGAAAGAGATAGAGACAGAGGAAGAAGAAATAGATCTTTCAGTACCAGAAGGAATATCTATAGATGATCCTGTTAGAATGTATTTAAAAGAAATAGGAAAAGTACCTCTTTTATCTCCAGATGAAGAGATAGATCTTGCTCAGAGAATAGAAGATGGAGATATGTATGCGAAAAAGAAACTAGCAGAAGCTAACTTAAGACTTGTTGTAAGTATAGCTAAAAGATATGTAGGACGTGGAATGCTATTTCTTGACCTTATTCAAGAGGGAAATTTAGGACTTATAAAAGCAGTAGAAAAGTTTGATTATAGAAAAGGATATAAATTTAGTACTTATGCTACATGGTGGATTAGACAGGCAATAACAAGAGCTATTGCAGACCAAGCAAGAACTATAAGAATTCCTGTTCATATGGTAGAAACAATAAATAAACTTATAAGAGTATCAAGACAATTATTACAAGAACTAGGTCGTGAACCACAACCGGAAGAAATAGCAAAAATAATGGAAATGCCAGTTGATAAGGTAAGAGAAATCATGAAGATAGCTCAAGAGCCAGTGTCACTTGAAACTCCAATTGGAGAAGAAGAAGATAGTCATCTAGGAGACTTTATACCTGATGATGAAGCACCAGCACCGGCAGAAGCAGCTGCATTTACTATGTTAAAAGAACAACTTATAAATGTGTTAGATACACTTACTCCAAGAGAAGAAAAAGTATTAAGATTAAGATTTGGTCTTGATGATGGAAGGGCAAGAACTTTGGAAGAAGTTGGAAAAGAATTCAATGTAACAAGAGAAAGAATAAGACAAATAGAAGCAAAAGCTTTAAGAAAACTAAGACACCCAAGTAGAAGTAAAAAATTAAAAGATTATTTAGACTAA